In Cryptomeria japonica chromosome 10, Sugi_1.0, whole genome shotgun sequence, a genomic segment contains:
- the LOC131858919 gene encoding protein TAPETUM DETERMINANT 1-like: MRMYHLISAFFVLFICVSGLLAMEDSRSNLTNDSVNSSYKNSRLLGVDHIPERIGQGCAKEDIVVNQSPESTMPNGIPSYSVQIENLCSTGCSIAQIHLTCGWFSSAVEINPKLFKRLKYNYCLVNNGNPIIAGGSVSFVYAQNFKYPMTVSSVKCLP; the protein is encoded by the exons ATGAGGATGTATCACTTGATCAGTGCCTTCTTTGTCCTCTTCATATGTGTTTCAG GGTTGTTAGCAATGGAAGATTCACGATCGAATCTGACGAATGACAGTGTGAATTCAAGCTATAAAAACTCTCGGCTGCTGGGTGTGG ATCATATTCCAGAGAGAATAGGGCAAGGTTGTGCAAAAGAAGACATAGTAGTGAATCAGAGCCCAGAATCCACCATGCCAAATGGAATTCCATCATACAGTGTACAAATCGAGAATTTGTGCAGCACAGGCTGCTCGATAGCACAAATACACCTCACCTGCGGATGGTTCAGCTCTGCAGTAGAGATAAATCCAAAATTATTCAAGCGTTTGAAGTACAACTACTGTCTTGTCAACAATGGGAATCCAATAATTGCAGGAGGCTCTGTATCCTtcgtttatgcacaaaattttaaatATCCCATGACAGTCTCTTCTGTGAAATGTCTCCCATGA